The following coding sequences are from one Arcobacter nitrofigilis DSM 7299 window:
- a CDS encoding Ig-like domain-containing protein, with protein MPKKSTDETSFFDVVSDYKDFLSKWNKFEQEGIKYGESVEQATSTGFGQAAIYILTKKAQGVINTAENGMDIVSTGLEKFGIKIPEDKKTEFAKDVDFFAEQNSDDWGELLDFLADKIGIEREFPINISKGEIYLYEEGIQLNFDTTSTNETNLDIYSLKILNDKSMSFSEIQNVLSKTRFYDITAKSLVFSQDYENFDGVENIPFSGELDIPRYFKSFKDVNGNEIQTGILYDGTAKVRIVNPTTEEIVEYRQNNNTDVVTKKIISPDGTTTTETLSAKGDLSLLLKADEQSSDFLNSIDISKLEKYADSGQIVSDVSPDVEESPTQEETYSQEERDEAEKAGGKIGGAVGGQIGSLIIANNNYSNIDKLLINTASTTTFQNIGEYIALENTGGNGAEAFDNTGSDVKANLIGAVGSFIVSEYFSKNDNVSDILGMGGTLVGNLADVMVTYTAGYYAGQVLSQLFSTTAVATETVVTTAGTTVATETAVNAAGTVAGGPSFYAIGLVGAVGGYLGNAFGNEIMGWDTKEEMVGASIGSAVGTVTIMVIQEQLIAALLMMGPIGWIGAAFVAFFGSAIGNIIGGILGGLFGGSEPPPPEAEAFFEFDEETQTYNLISSSSDNGGNEAALKNIGESLGKQLVNMFKIPGGQLVDARNFPDITLSQIDELVKVNGQRGTFDTASEMMTKELGMNLPFINVENGDPYILRAMNRTNEDGLDSLDELYDNIELAQEYSKYMNETTIIVDENGNPITDTETLQAIDSEYKYIMTIEDETERASALEEFSAKYKFISEKTYVDNLLEEISDEDIQAYHDQRAELIDNYDLQISQNQDKISNIDSSLENISNSIQSTQALYRNQYDQELKAQLEEKLNSLISQQNLLVQEKAEALSNIETLKEEKELAIEQFDIEHAKEIDAIHWNEVFEKADELRLDEHHYSEDFNKINSEIAHYNYDEHEANGELLEVDYDEYLEDVASKLYDVYTYEEITDEVTGEILNPIPEEDDLGLSKEEALEILTELGYDFQKGYDVYLGEIANENAKLGEDDAKIKPISLEEFILTKEDALNKSTYEHEVEVSAERFEELLEITHIESPFENFVMAEDAFSFQATELTELSLELKDGNLIIKNGEKSFTIEDWDKWDKENTHIDLPNGTRVNLAALITTIGLEDGAGAIDIGDAFIDILGEDETISSYLDKFGSDNVYVDTALDDKIHSYFGDNLIVLNEGKNSVETGAGDDLVFAGSGKDNISLGLGTDTVTYEKSESGVHANLSDEGTLGDALGDTYDGVENLTGTNFDDYLIGDEGDNTLSGLDGNDILRGGEGADKLQGGEGIDLADYSDSTSGAEVNLENNYSNDGDTFDSIEGVQGSNFSDAIVGNDDGNIILSGAGDDRVSTGILDDIVHGGSGNDYIKGNEGNDELHAGSGDDILIGGSGNDILYSDEGKNTLIGDEGTDLVVYKGLSSDYEIMFGDNNTLFVKSKDGKTLDTLKDIEEIAFDDAVFTIDYANHVLVKKAEFELASEETDEDSDVVEGNSNNTQAAAIATAVMIGTAAAAETEETSDFASDYIGGTDTTIEAPIIVEEEKPIVQALKEDDTIFNDVQKIIEFEATKKQSVVNNEDEINIPNNDFSPVPLTDTIEKEKNTQTVQLTNQDNNTNVEVDSVEATVLNEVVEDELPPLVVPTINLDTNIVLEDNNLSGIRITNPNLNSSMTVKISGIPDNILLNHGEKWADGDWHLQQKDLEDLEIITSLNDSNDFDITITATVVDVHGRVTQNVLNETIVIEAVADIANLEVVNETSNLEDVYIDLTVSTSLVDTIGGPDGEESIILAFSNVPDDAILTAGRKDLETGIWYLEPNELTNLQVKAGTNVSDDFTITVTSYTIESENNSIASISEDIFVEVVAVADTATLEVNDARTYEDIPIAIDIESDYIDKDGSEILSIKIENIPDGATLNKGIKDSEGNWHLTKPELENLILTPALNDAEDFTMVITARTTENENGDIAEITKELNVVIDAVADNVEIDLTQSLTGIEEIQGSEDASIVYLDIASNFIDTDGSESVHYIVEGLPEGTTLSNGVELETGKWQVQTNQLENLGVFLKENSDKDFKLKISAITTEEENGDQATTVKYIDFKTESVADFAELEANSVKGYQNEYISLDIKSKLTDTDGSETLEIIIEQVPDKAVLSKGTKDSDGNWHLKAEELDGLTIRPEFNSLEDMELKIMAITTEAKNGDTEVNTAFINVNVEKIPSNDCLIINSTEVLEDEVSSLDIQIDRTKLEATDYIYVEIKIPEELSLNNGKKLNATTWKVREDELENLVINTPENYANSFMVNIVPVIIDINGNVNRSEIITKLPVDIIPVADETTLEFNDITINEDQLVYLNLSSKLTDLDGSETLSVEISGLPDDAELNVGKKIGNVWVIEEQDIELVGFIPPQNYAGELTLQIKAISTDSNNDKYETVKDMTITIDEVIDAPIINLVDSYVKDGEAILTINTSLRDSDGSEDLTIIVDNLPLGATLNQGILNDDGSYTLLKEDLSGLKVEGLSDDTVDLSIKVIVNGESTEKTLTINGVEEYVPTLFDTNSSDYKNLINTIDNLDSNSNIEVVIDGIPTNATLNLGTKNIDGTYSVSKDDLENLKISNVDNSNLNLNIEVKETITNSFDPIEKAVTISVDSNNFKLYDDNSYSIKYDEIISEVNGKNASYELSGLPVDAVVFPSGTFDNGVYTFSENQLKNLSISGIKEEVSLNLKAIIDDEIVTQIHNTNFAVDILETRDTPYMSIENLSIETTTENIDDATFSDANDVIYTGGSNDRIYANSGNDTIYSDESNGNINISFNLNSSFDSARSNEKIIYKIEPLPTGTISNTGYISNGILIIEKDNFDGILNLTLPYQTEAIALNVTTNIVDENDIDTSLSIANTIINIEPRDISGLDYIDGGDLDDTIVSGDKDDIVIVGSGNDLVFAGKGNDFINLGAGQDRVDAGEGNDTIVMDSEDFDNNLFINEIVSGGAGYDTVVIKDDKGVNFDMDLTSVEKFVGGSGNDNVLGSDNADLVYGGAGADAYHTEAGDDIVHIDKEDIQANSSSFIDTGSGFDTIYIDEARDVEFDVGTSNSEKIISGTGNDILKNSKNSDITIFGMEGDDTIFASSGIDILDGGEGIDTINFSNSNVGININLENNTLSSGYAQGDTIVNFENIVGTNSDDNITGDTNDNIISALGGNNIINGNDGIDTVVFSGKLLDYYKNGNIVTNFDGTATVFTDSGINELTNVEKIQFDDYTMYVDGTVNAPFVYEETNYTKEDTAVTFTVDSLLENDFSIHNSNIKFVGIKNSENGVARLNEDGTITFTPNKDYNSSTNNIFDRESALYRGTAGFEYIVEDEDGNQTSGFSNIEVSAVNDAPVISSHNFYRTGSITGREKMLLDDVDSDVSALNVSVVSDLSFTTQGRDFWLYPPTVYTRSGYTNIAGRTPDENGEFIFDYGGSFMSGHHYNTNRVDVFDMRPFVIQIKDNGEPITGDNALSISLHTGTYVHYLRGDPIVIDLDGDGIEVEENYYEAFDETLLGVGKDDAVLVWDMDNDGTISSELETNWATLSQTAENDLDALREIFDTNKDGFFDSNDDSWNQFALWNDKNQDGLVSDDEFTSILDSNISSLNLETISRDDEARPIVELASYSTTDGETHDMAAAYLDTTSTQEKLSEEDLLIIQQATKLNEELAYIYSSQESDEVVVDDSLIIVDNEEYYEDNIA; from the coding sequence ATGCCAAAAAAATCAACAGATGAAACATCATTCTTTGATGTAGTAAGTGATTATAAAGATTTTCTATCTAAGTGGAATAAGTTTGAGCAAGAAGGAATTAAATATGGTGAATCAGTTGAACAAGCTACATCTACAGGATTTGGTCAAGCTGCAATTTATATTTTAACAAAAAAAGCTCAAGGAGTTATTAATACTGCAGAAAATGGTATGGATATAGTTTCAACAGGCTTAGAGAAATTTGGAATAAAAATTCCTGAAGATAAAAAAACAGAATTTGCAAAAGATGTTGATTTCTTTGCTGAACAAAATTCTGATGACTGGGGAGAGCTGCTTGATTTTCTTGCTGATAAGATAGGTATAGAAAGAGAATTTCCTATTAATATTTCAAAGGGGGAAATATATTTATATGAAGAAGGAATACAGTTAAATTTTGATACTACATCTACTAATGAAACAAATTTAGATATTTATTCCTTGAAAATTCTTAATGATAAAAGTATGTCATTTAGTGAGATACAAAATGTATTATCAAAAACTAGATTTTATGATATAACAGCGAAGTCTCTTGTGTTTTCACAAGATTATGAAAATTTTGATGGAGTAGAAAATATTCCATTTTCGGGTGAGTTAGATATTCCAAGATATTTTAAGTCATTTAAGGATGTTAATGGAAATGAAATTCAAACAGGTATACTTTACGATGGAACGGCCAAAGTAAGAATTGTAAATCCTACTACAGAAGAGATAGTTGAATATAGGCAAAATAATAATACTGATGTTGTAACAAAAAAAATAATTTCTCCTGATGGGACTACGACAACTGAAACATTAAGTGCAAAAGGTGATTTATCTCTTTTACTTAAAGCAGATGAACAAAGTAGTGATTTTCTAAATTCAATAGATATAAGTAAATTAGAAAAATATGCAGACTCAGGACAAATAGTAAGTGATGTTAGCCCTGATGTAGAAGAAAGTCCTACACAAGAAGAAACATACTCGCAAGAAGAAAGAGATGAAGCAGAAAAAGCAGGTGGAAAAATCGGTGGAGCTGTTGGTGGTCAGATAGGTAGTTTAATTATTGCAAATAATAATTACTCTAATATTGATAAATTATTAATAAATACAGCAAGTACAACAACTTTTCAAAATATAGGTGAATATATTGCTCTGGAAAATACAGGAGGAAATGGTGCAGAGGCTTTTGATAACACTGGAAGTGATGTAAAAGCAAATTTAATTGGTGCTGTAGGTTCTTTTATTGTTTCAGAGTATTTTTCTAAGAATGACAATGTGTCTGATATATTAGGGATGGGTGGAACTCTTGTAGGGAATTTAGCCGATGTGATGGTAACTTATACAGCTGGATATTACGCAGGTCAAGTTTTATCTCAATTATTTTCTACGACTGCTGTTGCTACAGAGACTGTGGTAACTACAGCAGGAACTACTGTTGCTACAGAAACAGCAGTAAATGCAGCAGGAACAGTGGCAGGAGGCCCAAGTTTTTATGCAATTGGTTTAGTTGGAGCAGTTGGTGGATACTTAGGTAATGCTTTTGGTAATGAAATAATGGGTTGGGACACAAAAGAAGAAATGGTAGGTGCTTCAATAGGTTCTGCTGTTGGAACAGTTACTATAATGGTTATTCAAGAACAACTTATAGCAGCTCTCCTAATGATGGGACCAATAGGATGGATTGGTGCAGCATTTGTTGCATTTTTTGGTTCAGCGATTGGAAACATAATCGGAGGAATCCTCGGAGGACTATTCGGTGGGAGTGAGCCACCACCACCTGAAGCTGAAGCTTTCTTTGAGTTTGATGAAGAGACTCAGACTTATAATCTTATATCAAGTAGTAGTGATAATGGTGGAAATGAAGCTGCTCTAAAAAATATAGGTGAAAGTCTTGGTAAACAGCTTGTCAATATGTTTAAAATTCCTGGTGGACAGCTTGTAGATGCTCGTAATTTTCCAGATATAACACTTAGCCAAATAGACGAACTGGTAAAAGTAAATGGACAAAGAGGTACTTTTGATACTGCTAGTGAGATGATGACAAAAGAGCTGGGTATGAATCTTCCATTTATCAATGTTGAAAATGGTGATCCTTATATTCTAAGAGCTATGAATCGTACAAATGAAGATGGGCTTGATAGTCTAGATGAATTATATGATAATATTGAATTAGCACAAGAGTATAGTAAATATATGAATGAAACTACTATTATAGTAGATGAAAATGGTAATCCTATAACTGATACTGAAACACTACAAGCTATTGATTCTGAATATAAATATATTATGACCATAGAAGATGAGACGGAAAGAGCTTCGGCATTAGAAGAGTTTTCAGCTAAATATAAATTTATCTCTGAAAAAACTTATGTGGATAATCTTCTTGAAGAGATAAGTGATGAAGATATACAAGCTTATCATGACCAAAGAGCAGAGTTAATAGATAACTATGATTTACAAATATCTCAAAATCAAGATAAAATTTCAAATATAGATAGTAGTTTAGAAAATATCTCTAACTCTATCCAAAGTACACAAGCACTATATAGAAATCAATACGATCAAGAGTTAAAAGCACAATTAGAAGAAAAACTTAATTCTCTTATTTCTCAACAAAACTTATTAGTTCAAGAAAAAGCTGAAGCTTTATCAAATATAGAGACTCTAAAAGAAGAAAAAGAGTTAGCTATCGAGCAGTTTGATATAGAACATGCAAAAGAGATAGATGCAATACACTGGAATGAAGTTTTTGAAAAAGCAGATGAACTAAGACTAGATGAACATCATTATAGTGAAGACTTTAATAAAATAAATAGTGAAATAGCTCATTATAACTATGATGAACATGAGGCAAATGGAGAACTTCTTGAAGTAGATTATGATGAGTATTTAGAAGATGTAGCATCTAAACTTTACGATGTTTATACTTATGAAGAAATTACAGATGAAGTTACTGGTGAAATTCTTAATCCAATACCTGAAGAAGACGATTTAGGCTTATCAAAAGAAGAAGCTTTAGAGATATTAACTGAATTAGGTTATGACTTTCAAAAGGGTTATGATGTTTATCTAGGCGAGATTGCCAACGAAAATGCAAAACTTGGTGAAGATGATGCAAAAATTAAACCTATAAGTTTAGAAGAGTTTATACTCACAAAAGAAGATGCTCTTAATAAGTCAACATATGAACATGAAGTTGAAGTTAGTGCTGAGAGATTTGAAGAATTATTAGAAATCACACATATAGAAAGTCCTTTTGAAAATTTTGTTATGGCAGAAGATGCTTTTAGTTTTCAAGCTACAGAACTTACAGAGTTGTCTTTAGAGTTAAAAGATGGAAATCTTATAATCAAAAATGGTGAGAAAAGCTTTACTATAGAAGATTGGGATAAATGGGATAAAGAAAACACTCATATAGACTTACCAAATGGTACAAGAGTAAATCTTGCTGCACTTATTACAACAATAGGTCTTGAAGATGGTGCTGGTGCTATTGATATTGGTGATGCTTTTATAGATATATTAGGTGAAGATGAAACTATATCTTCATATCTTGATAAATTTGGAAGTGATAATGTATATGTAGATACTGCACTAGATGATAAGATACATAGTTATTTTGGAGATAATTTAATAGTATTAAATGAAGGAAAAAATAGTGTAGAAACTGGAGCTGGAGATGATTTAGTATTTGCAGGGAGTGGAAAAGATAATATTTCTCTAGGTCTTGGAACTGATACAGTCACTTATGAAAAGTCTGAAAGTGGAGTTCATGCAAACTTAAGTGATGAAGGTACTCTTGGAGATGCTCTAGGAGATACTTATGATGGAGTTGAAAATCTTACAGGTACAAATTTTGATGACTATTTAATAGGAGATGAAGGAGATAATACTCTTAGTGGTTTAGATGGAAATGATATTCTAAGAGGTGGTGAAGGTGCAGATAAACTTCAAGGTGGTGAAGGTATCGATTTAGCTGATTATTCTGATTCTACAAGTGGTGCTGAAGTAAATTTAGAAAATAATTATTCAAATGATGGTGATACTTTTGATAGTATTGAAGGTGTTCAAGGGTCAAACTTCTCAGATGCTATTGTTGGTAATGATGACGGTAATATAATACTTTCAGGTGCTGGAGATGATAGAGTATCTACTGGTATTCTTGATGATATAGTTCATGGTGGAAGTGGAAATGACTATATTAAAGGTAATGAAGGAAATGATGAACTTCATGCTGGAAGTGGTGATGATATACTTATTGGAGGGAGTGGTAACGATATCTTATATAGTGATGAGGGAAAAAATACACTAATAGGAGATGAAGGTACAGATTTAGTTGTTTACAAAGGCTTATCTAGTGATTATGAGATAATGTTCGGAGATAACAACACCTTATTTGTAAAATCTAAAGATGGAAAAACACTTGATACCTTAAAAGATATTGAAGAAATAGCTTTTGATGATGCTGTGTTTACTATAGATTATGCCAATCATGTACTTGTGAAAAAAGCAGAATTTGAGCTTGCAAGTGAAGAAACAGATGAAGATAGTGATGTTGTAGAAGGTAATAGTAATAATACACAAGCAGCTGCAATTGCAACTGCTGTTATGATAGGTACAGCAGCTGCTGCTGAGACAGAGGAGACATCTGATTTTGCTTCTGATTATATTGGAGGAACTGATACTACTATTGAAGCTCCAATTATAGTTGAAGAAGAAAAGCCAATTGTACAAGCTTTAAAAGAAGATGATACGATTTTTAATGATGTTCAAAAAATCATAGAATTTGAAGCAACAAAAAAACAAAGTGTTGTTAATAATGAAGATGAAATCAATATACCTAATAATGACTTTTCACCAGTTCCTTTAACTGATACAATAGAAAAAGAGAAAAATACTCAAACTGTACAATTAACAAATCAAGATAACAATACAAATGTCGAAGTAGATAGTGTTGAAGCAACTGTTTTAAATGAAGTTGTTGAAGATGAACTTCCTCCTCTTGTAGTACCAACAATAAATTTAGATACAAATATTGTACTTGAAGATAATAATTTATCTGGTATAAGAATCACCAATCCAAATTTAAATAGTTCTATGACAGTAAAAATAAGTGGTATACCTGATAATATTTTATTAAATCATGGAGAAAAATGGGCTGATGGTGATTGGCATTTACAACAAAAAGATTTAGAAGATTTAGAGATAATTACTTCATTGAATGATTCAAATGACTTTGATATAACTATTACGGCTACTGTGGTAGATGTTCATGGTAGAGTTACTCAAAATGTATTAAATGAAACAATTGTAATAGAAGCAGTTGCAGATATAGCAAATTTGGAAGTTGTAAATGAAACTAGTAATTTAGAAGATGTGTATATAGACCTTACTGTATCTACTTCTTTAGTAGATACTATTGGTGGACCAGATGGAGAAGAGAGTATTATATTAGCTTTTTCAAATGTACCTGATGATGCAATATTAACTGCCGGGAGAAAAGATTTAGAGACGGGTATTTGGTATCTTGAACCTAATGAATTAACAAATTTACAAGTAAAAGCTGGAACTAATGTAAGTGATGATTTTACTATTACTGTTACTTCATATACAATAGAGAGTGAAAATAACTCGATAGCTAGTATAAGTGAAGATATATTTGTTGAAGTAGTTGCAGTAGCTGATACAGCAACATTGGAAGTAAATGATGCTAGAACTTATGAAGATATTCCAATTGCAATAGATATAGAATCAGATTATATTGATAAAGATGGAAGTGAAATTTTAAGTATAAAAATAGAAAATATACCCGATGGTGCTACTTTAAATAAAGGAATAAAAGATAGTGAGGGTAATTGGCATTTAACAAAACCAGAATTAGAGAATCTTATATTAACACCTGCTTTAAATGATGCAGAAGATTTTACTATGGTTATAACTGCTAGAACAACAGAGAATGAAAACGGTGATATAGCAGAGATAACAAAAGAGTTAAATGTAGTTATAGATGCAGTTGCAGATAATGTTGAGATAGATTTAACACAAAGCTTAACAGGTATAGAAGAGATACAAGGATCAGAAGATGCAAGTATTGTTTATCTTGATATAGCATCTAACTTTATTGATACAGATGGTAGTGAATCTGTACATTATATCGTTGAGGGATTACCAGAAGGTACAACACTTAGTAATGGAGTTGAATTAGAAACAGGAAAATGGCAAGTACAAACAAATCAGTTAGAAAATCTTGGAGTATTTTTAAAAGAGAATAGTGACAAAGATTTTAAACTAAAAATTTCAGCTATTACAACTGAAGAAGAAAATGGTGACCAAGCAACAACTGTAAAATACATAGATTTTAAAACAGAATCAGTTGCAGATTTTGCAGAGCTTGAAGCAAATAGTGTAAAAGGTTATCAAAATGAATATATATCTCTTGATATAAAAAGTAAATTAACAGATACAGATGGAAGTGAAACTTTAGAAATTATCATTGAACAAGTTCCTGATAAGGCAGTATTGAGTAAAGGAACGAAAGATAGTGACGGTAATTGGCATTTAAAAGCTGAAGAATTAGATGGATTAACAATTAGACCAGAATTTAATAGTCTTGAAGATATGGAATTAAAAATTATGGCTATTACTACGGAAGCAAAAAATGGAGATACAGAAGTAAATACTGCTTTTATAAATGTAAATGTTGAAAAAATACCTTCAAATGATTGTTTAATAATAAACTCAACTGAGGTTCTAGAAGATGAAGTTTCTTCTTTAGATATACAAATTGATAGAACAAAGCTAGAAGCGACAGATTATATTTATGTTGAAATAAAAATACCTGAAGAGTTAAGTCTAAACAATGGTAAAAAACTAAATGCAACTACTTGGAAAGTAAGAGAAGATGAACTTGAAAATTTAGTTATAAATACTCCAGAAAATTATGCAAATAGTTTTATGGTAAATATTGTACCTGTAATTATTGACATAAATGGAAATGTTAATCGATCAGAAATTATTACAAAACTTCCAGTTGATATTATACCTGTTGCTGATGAAACAACTTTAGAATTTAATGACATAACGATAAATGAAGATCAACTTGTATATTTAAATCTCTCATCTAAACTTACTGATTTAGATGGTAGTGAAACTTTAAGTGTAGAAATATCAGGATTGCCAGATGATGCAGAGCTTAATGTTGGGAAAAAAATAGGTAACGTATGGGTTATTGAAGAGCAAGATATAGAGTTAGTTGGTTTTATACCTCCACAAAATTATGCAGGAGAGTTAACTTTACAAATAAAAGCAATATCAACAGATAGCAATAACGATAAATATGAAACAGTAAAAGATATGACTATAACAATCGATGAAGTTATAGATGCACCTATTATAAATCTTGTAGATAGCTATGTAAAAGATGGAGAAGCTATTTTAACTATAAATACTAGTTTAAGAGATAGTGATGGAAGTGAAGATTTAACAATAATCGTTGATAACTTACCTCTTGGAGCTACTTTAAATCAAGGTATACTAAATGATGATGGAAGTTATACTCTTTTAAAAGAGGATCTTTCTGGTTTAAAAGTAGAGGGCTTATCTGATGATACTGTAGATTTAAGTATAAAAGTAATTGTAAATGGAGAATCAACAGAAAAGACACTTACTATAAATGGAGTTGAAGAGTATGTTCCTACTCTTTTTGATACTAATAGTTCAGATTACAAAAATCTTATAAATACAATTGATAATCTTGATTCAAACTCAAATATTGAAGTTGTAATTGATGGAATTCCAACAAATGCAACACTTAACTTGGGAACAAAAAACATAGATGGAACTTATAGTGTCTCTAAAGATGATTTGGAAAATCTAAAAATATCAAATGTTGATAATAGTAATCTTAACCTTAACATAGAAGTAAAAGAGACTATAACAAATAGTTTTGACCCTATTGAAAAAGCTGTAACAATAAGTGTTGATAGTAATAATTTTAAACTTTACGATGATAATTCATATTCAATAAAATATGATGAGATAATAAGTGAAGTAAATGGAAAAAATGCTAGTTATGAACTTAGTGGATTGCCAGTAGATGCAGTGGTTTTTCCTTCTGGAACTTTTGATAATGGAGTATATACCTTTAGTGAAAACCAATTAAAAAATTTATCAATAAGTGGTATAAAAGAAGAAGTAAGTTTAAATCTAAAAGCTATTATAGATGATGAGATAGTTACTCAAATACATAATACAAACTTTGCAGTAGATATTTTAGAAACAAGAGATACTCCATATATGAGTATTGAAAATTTATCTATTGAAACAACAACAGAAAATATTGATGATGCAACATTTTCAGATGCAAATGATGTTATATATACAGGTGGTTCAAATGATAGAATATATGCAAATTCAGGCAATGATACAATTTATTCTGATGAATCAAACGGGAATATAAATATATCTTTTAATTTGAATAGTAGTTTTGATAGTGCTAGAAGTAATGAAAAGATAATTTATAAAATTGAACCTCTACCTACTGGAACAATATCAAATACTGGATATATAAGTAATGGTATTCTTATAATAGAAAAAGATAATTTTGATGGAATATTAAATTTAACTCTTCCTTATCAAACTGAAGCAATAGCACTTAATGTTACGACAAATATAGTTGATGAAAATGATATAGATACTAGTTTAAGTATTGCAAATACAATTATAAATATTGAACCAAGAGATATATCAGGTCTTGATTATATAGATGGTGGAGATTTAGATGATACAATTGTTTCTGGAGATAAGGATGATATAGTTATTGTTGGAAGTGGTAATGACTTAGTCTTTGCAGGAAAAGGTAATGACTTCATAAATTTAGGAGCTGGTCAAGATAGAGTTGATGCAGGGGAAGGTAATGATACTATCGTTATGGATTCTGAAGATTTTGATAATAACCTTTTTATAAATGAAATTGTATCTGGTGGAGCAGGTTACGATACTGTAGTTATAAAAGATGACAAAGGTGTTAACTTTGATATGGACCTTACGAGTGTTGAAAAATTTGTTGGAGGTTCTGGTAATGACAATGTATTGGGAAGTGATAATGCAGATTTAGTTTATGGAGGAGCTGGTGCTGATGCATATCATACAGAAGCTGGTGATGATATAGTTCATATTGATAAAGAAGATATTCAAGCAAATTCATCAAGTTTTATAGATACAGGTAGTGGGTTTGATACTATATATATAGATGAGGCAAGAGATGTAGAGTTTGATGTAGGTACAAGTAATAGTGAAAAAATTATATCTGGAACAGGAAATGATATTTTAAAAAATAGTAAAAATAGTGATATTACTATTTTTGGTATGGAAGGTGACGATACAATATTTGCATCATCTGGTATTGATATATTAGATGGTGGAGAAGGTATAGATACTATAAACTTTTCAAATAGTAATGTTGGTATAAATATTAATCTTGAAAATAATACTTTGTCTTCAGGGTATGCACAAGGTGATACTATTGTTAATTTTGAAAATATAGTAGGAACCAATAGTGATGATAATATTACTGGTGATACAAATGATAATATTATCAGTGCTCTTGGTGGAAATAATATAATTAATGGTAATGATGGAATAGATACAGTTGTATTTAGTGGAAAGTTATTAGATTATTATAAAAATGGTAATATAGTGACAAATTTTGATGGAACCGCTACTGTATTTACAGATAGTGGAATTAATGAACTTACAAATGTAGAAAAAATCCAATTTGATGATTATACTATGTATGTGGATGGAACGGTTAATGCTCCATTTGTATACGAAGAGACAAATTATACAAAAGAAGATACAGCTGTGACTTTTACAGTGGATTCATTGCTTGAAAATGATTTTAGTATTCATAACAGTAACATAAAATTTGTAGGTATTAAAAATTCTGAAAATGGGGTAGCTAGACTTAATGAAGATGGAACCATAACCTTCACACCAAATAAAGATTACAATAGTAGTACAAATAATATATTTGATAGAGAATCTGCACTTTATAGAGGAACGGCAGGATTTGAATATATTGTAGAAGATGAAGATGGCAATCAAACTTCTGGTTTTAGTAATATTGAAGTAAGTGCTGTAAATGATGCTCCTGTTATATCTAGTCATAATTTTTATAGAACAGGAAGCATAACTGGTCGAGAAAAAATGTTACTTGATGATGTGGATAGTGATGTAAGTGCATTGAATGTTAGCGTAGTCAGTGATTTAAGTTTTACAACTCAAGGAAGAGATTTTTGGCTTTATCCACCCACTGTATATACACGAAGTGGTTATACAAATATTGCAGGAAGAACACCAGATGAAAATGGTGAGTTTATTTTTGATTATGGTGGTAGTTTTATGAGTGGTCATCACTATAATACAAATAGGGTTGATGTATTTGATATGAGACCTTTTGTTATACAAATAAAAGATAATGGGGAACCAATTACAGGAGACAATGCATTAAGTATCAGTCTTCATACAGGAACTTATGTACATTATTTAAGGGGTGATCCAATAGTGATTGATTTGGATGGTGATGGAATTGAAGTTGAAGAAAACTATTATGAGGCTTTTGATGAAACACTTCTTGGAGTAGGTAAAGATGATGCTGTATTGGTTTGGGATATGGATAATGATGGAACAATAAGTAGTGAGTTAGAAACAAATTGGGCAACTTTATCACAAACTGCTGAAAATGATCTTGATGCTTTAAGGGAAATATTTGATACAAATAAAGATGGCTTTTTTGATAGCAATGATGATAGCTGGAATCAATTTGCATTATGGAATGACAAAAATCAAGATGGATTAGTAAGTGATGATGAGTTTACATCTATTTTAGATAGTAATATTTCTTCACTAAATCTTGAAACAATAAGTAGAGATGATGAAGCCCGTCCGATTGTTGAATTAGCAAGTTATTCAACTACTGATGGTGAAACACATGATATGGCAGCTGCTTATTTAGATACAACTTCAACACAAGAGAAGTTATCGGAAGAGGACTTATTGATTATTCAACAAGCGACTAAATTAAATGAAGAATTAGCTTATATTTATAGCTCTCAAGAATCTGATGAAGTTGTTGTGGATGATAGTTTAATAATAGTAGATAATGAAGAATATTACGAAGATAATATAGCATAA